The following proteins are co-located in the Streptomyces sp. DT2A-34 genome:
- a CDS encoding iron ABC transporter substrate-binding protein — MRRPSVRRITALVAAGLLLPALAACGSDDKDSGGEGGDSALVIYSGRNEKLVKPLLDKLEQAVGAKVEVRYGDSAELAAQILEEGDRTKAGLFFSQDAGALGALSKEGMLQKLPSATLDEVDEAYRGSGGDWVGLSGRVRVIAYNPDKVAEGKVPDSVFDVVEPEWKGKVGFAPTNASFQAFVTGMRVLKGDDVTRKWLQDLKANGAKTYAHNLATLDAVEAGEVSLGLVNHYYWYERVAEKGEDKIDSELHFLPGKDPGALINVAGAGILKDSGQSATAQKAVDYLLSKEAQTYFADTTKEYPLAAGVTSTVEGLPAFDSLESPDIDLGELESLRETLAMLQDVGLV, encoded by the coding sequence ATGCGACGCCCCTCGGTTCGCCGGATCACTGCGCTGGTTGCGGCCGGCCTGTTGCTCCCCGCCCTCGCGGCGTGCGGCTCCGACGACAAGGACAGCGGGGGCGAGGGCGGCGACTCCGCCCTCGTCATCTACTCCGGCCGCAACGAGAAGCTGGTCAAGCCGCTGCTGGACAAGCTGGAGCAGGCCGTGGGCGCCAAGGTCGAGGTGCGCTACGGCGACAGTGCGGAACTGGCCGCGCAGATCCTGGAGGAGGGCGACCGCACGAAGGCTGGGCTGTTCTTCTCGCAGGACGCGGGCGCGCTGGGTGCCCTGTCCAAGGAAGGCATGCTGCAGAAGCTGCCTTCGGCCACCCTCGACGAGGTCGACGAGGCGTACCGCGGCTCCGGCGGCGACTGGGTCGGTCTCTCGGGGCGCGTCCGCGTGATCGCCTACAACCCGGACAAGGTCGCCGAGGGCAAGGTCCCGGACAGCGTCTTCGACGTCGTCGAGCCGGAGTGGAAGGGCAAGGTCGGCTTCGCGCCCACCAACGCCTCCTTCCAGGCGTTCGTCACCGGCATGCGCGTGCTGAAGGGCGACGACGTCACCCGCAAGTGGCTTCAGGACCTGAAGGCGAACGGCGCCAAGACCTACGCCCACAACCTCGCCACCCTGGACGCCGTCGAGGCCGGGGAGGTCTCCCTCGGCCTGGTCAACCACTACTACTGGTACGAGCGCGTCGCCGAGAAGGGCGAGGACAAGATCGACTCCGAGCTGCACTTCCTGCCCGGCAAGGACCCCGGCGCGCTGATCAACGTCGCCGGCGCCGGCATCCTCAAGGACAGCGGGCAGAGCGCGACCGCCCAGAAGGCCGTGGACTATCTGCTGTCGAAGGAGGCACAGACCTACTTCGCGGACACCACGAAGGAGTACCCGCTGGCCGCGGGCGTCACCAGCACCGTCGAGGGCCTGCCGGCGTTCGACTCGCTCGAATCGCCCGACATCGACCTCGGCGAGCTGGAGTCCCTCCGGGAGACGCTGGCCATGCTCCAGGACGTCGGACTGGTCTGA